A genomic window from Microbacterium sp. ET2 includes:
- a CDS encoding YgfZ/GcvT domain-containing protein → MLPLIDLPGAVVEDGVLRHLGNPLGEQRALAHGRAVALLGDRGVIAVAGPDRLSWLDSLTSQAVAHLSPGESTEMLVLDPHGHVEHAASVLDDGETTWLIVDAADVGPLASWLTRMRFRLRVEIRDATDEVVVVGGTDAAVRGVPAAEVTGRRLAWQDPWPRVQVGGHAYGPLEQHAGEDWDWTEALVLPDDAARMLEDARRGERDLAGSLAADALRIAAWRPRWRSEADERALPHEADWLRTAVHLSKGCYRGQETVAKVHNLGHPPRRLVALHLDGSDSTLPAPGAPVRTGEDVVGAITSSALHYEEGPIALALVRRNTPIDVDLVVDTEDGAIAAAQVAIVPPEAGAVAGVPRITRLSRRKVAGA, encoded by the coding sequence ATGCTTCCCCTCATCGATCTTCCCGGTGCCGTCGTCGAAGACGGGGTGCTCCGGCACCTCGGCAATCCGCTCGGAGAGCAGCGCGCGCTGGCACACGGCCGCGCCGTCGCGCTCCTCGGCGATCGGGGGGTCATCGCCGTCGCCGGACCCGATCGACTGTCCTGGCTGGACTCGCTCACCTCCCAGGCGGTCGCCCATCTCTCGCCGGGCGAGAGCACCGAGATGCTCGTGCTCGATCCGCACGGACACGTCGAGCACGCGGCATCCGTCCTCGACGACGGCGAGACGACCTGGTTGATCGTCGACGCCGCTGACGTCGGGCCGCTGGCGTCGTGGCTGACGCGGATGCGGTTCCGGCTGCGCGTGGAGATCAGGGATGCGACCGACGAGGTCGTCGTGGTGGGGGGAACGGATGCCGCGGTGCGCGGTGTTCCCGCAGCTGAGGTGACAGGACGCCGGCTCGCGTGGCAGGACCCGTGGCCTCGCGTTCAGGTCGGGGGGCATGCCTACGGACCGCTCGAGCAGCACGCCGGTGAGGACTGGGACTGGACCGAGGCGCTCGTGCTCCCCGATGACGCCGCTCGCATGCTCGAGGACGCCCGCCGCGGTGAGCGGGACCTCGCCGGGTCGCTCGCCGCCGATGCCCTGCGCATCGCCGCGTGGCGTCCGCGCTGGCGGAGCGAAGCCGATGAGCGTGCGCTCCCGCACGAGGCCGATTGGCTGCGGACCGCGGTGCACCTGAGCAAGGGCTGCTACCGCGGGCAGGAGACGGTGGCCAAGGTGCACAACCTCGGCCATCCGCCGCGGCGCCTGGTCGCCCTGCACCTCGACGGCAGCGACAGCACGCTTCCCGCGCCCGGAGCCCCGGTCCGGACGGGGGAGGACGTGGTGGGTGCGATCACCTCCTCGGCGCTGCACTACGAGGAAGGGCCCATCGCCCTGGCTCTGGTGCGCAGGAACACCCCCATCGACGTCGATCTCGTCGTCGACACCGAGGACGGTGCGATCGCGGCCGCGCAGGTCGCCATCGTGCCGCCGGAGGCGGGCGCGGTCGCCGGAGTTCCGCGCATCACCCGACTTTCACGGCGGAAGGTCGCCGGGGCGTGA
- the phoU gene encoding phosphate signaling complex protein PhoU codes for MREVFHQSLEDVQSRLVEISELVTVAIDKATRAFGSSDVSLAEEVIDADLIIDQKTVELDELAIEILARQQPVARDLRIVVSALRVSASLERMGDIAEHIAQLTRMRFPERAVPKGLKSTFSKMGQLDVEAARLLTELLRTIDLTITDRIRDLDDKIDDLHVSVFEKVLSDSWEGEASATVDATLASRYHERFADHAVSIGKKMIYLATGDWASHGEAFEEAQAANA; via the coding sequence ATGCGCGAAGTATTCCATCAGTCGCTGGAGGACGTGCAGTCGCGTCTGGTCGAGATCTCCGAGCTGGTCACGGTGGCGATCGACAAAGCCACCCGCGCCTTCGGCTCCAGCGACGTCTCGCTGGCCGAAGAGGTCATCGACGCCGACCTCATCATCGATCAGAAGACCGTCGAACTCGACGAGCTCGCGATCGAGATCCTCGCCCGGCAGCAGCCGGTCGCCCGCGATCTGCGCATCGTCGTCAGCGCCCTCCGCGTCAGCGCATCGCTCGAGCGCATGGGCGACATCGCCGAGCACATCGCTCAGCTCACCCGCATGCGCTTCCCCGAGCGGGCGGTCCCCAAGGGCCTGAAGTCGACGTTCTCCAAGATGGGTCAGCTCGATGTCGAGGCGGCGCGCCTGCTGACCGAGCTCCTGCGGACCATCGACCTGACCATCACCGACCGCATCCGTGACCTCGACGACAAGATCGACGACCTGCACGTCAGCGTCTTCGAGAAGGTGCTCTCCGACAGCTGGGAGGGCGAGGCCTCGGCGACGGTCGACGCCACCCTGGCGAGCCGGTACCACGAGCGCTTCGCCGACCACGCGGTATCCATCGGAAAGAAGATGATCTACCTCGCCACCGGTGACTGGGCGAGCCACGGCGAGGCGTTCGAAGAGGCCCAGGCCGCGAACGCCTGA
- a CDS encoding phosphoglyceromutase produces MTEPSTLILLRHGQSEWNELNLFTGWVDVRLTEQGKAEATRGGQLLAESGLAPDILYTSVLSRAIQTANIALDAADRLWIPVKRSWRLNERHYGALQGKDKAQTLAEFGQEQFMLWRRSFDVPPPPLADDDEFSQIGDPRYEGIDGEVPRTESLALVIERLLPYWNSDIVPDLQAGKTVLVTAHGNSLRGLVKHLEGISDADIAEVNIPTGIPLVYRLDENLVADGPGQYLDPEAAAAGAAAVAAQGAKK; encoded by the coding sequence ATGACCGAGCCCTCTACGCTGATCCTCCTTCGTCACGGCCAGAGCGAGTGGAACGAGCTGAACCTCTTCACCGGGTGGGTCGATGTCCGCCTGACCGAGCAGGGCAAGGCCGAGGCCACCCGCGGCGGACAGCTCCTCGCCGAGTCGGGCCTGGCTCCCGACATCCTCTACACCTCGGTGCTCAGCCGCGCCATTCAGACGGCGAACATCGCCCTCGACGCGGCCGACCGGCTGTGGATTCCGGTGAAGCGCTCGTGGCGCCTGAACGAGCGGCACTACGGAGCACTGCAGGGGAAGGACAAGGCGCAGACCCTGGCGGAGTTCGGGCAGGAGCAGTTCATGCTCTGGCGCCGCTCCTTCGACGTGCCGCCGCCGCCGCTGGCCGACGACGACGAATTCAGCCAGATCGGCGACCCCCGTTACGAGGGCATCGACGGCGAGGTGCCGCGCACCGAGTCGCTCGCGCTGGTGATCGAACGTCTGCTGCCGTACTGGAACAGCGACATCGTCCCCGACCTGCAGGCGGGTAAGACGGTCCTGGTCACCGCGCACGGAAACTCGCTGCGTGGCCTCGTCAAGCATCTCGAGGGCATCAGCGACGCCGACATCGCCGAGGTCAACATCCCGACCGGGATTCCGCTGGTGTACCGCCTCGACGAGAACCTCGTGGCCGACGGGCCGGGGCAGTACCTCGACCCCGAGGCCGCGGCGGCCGGCGCCGCAGCCGTCGCCGCTCAGGGCGCGAAGAAGTAG
- a CDS encoding winged helix-turn-helix domain-containing protein produces the protein MAQLLVLSSTQGAGPVLPAMELLSHRVRLIPAEPAQLVNAPAADVIFVDARVDLVGAKSLCKILNTTGLDAPLLLVVTEGGLTAVSTDWGVDDVILVTAGPAEVDARIRLAIGRVSKEQVSTRIQTSGISIDESSYSAKVHGKPLDLTYKEFQLLHFFATHPSRVFTREQLLSEVWGYDYFGGTRTVDVHVRRLRAKLGDLEQLIGTVRNVGYRFNVYEDDQVPAPRERTTNRERTDA, from the coding sequence GTGGCACAGCTTCTGGTGTTGAGCTCCACGCAGGGAGCAGGTCCTGTCCTGCCTGCCATGGAACTGCTCAGTCACCGCGTGCGGCTCATCCCGGCCGAGCCGGCGCAGCTGGTCAACGCCCCGGCAGCCGACGTCATCTTCGTCGATGCCCGCGTCGACCTCGTCGGCGCCAAGTCGCTGTGCAAGATCCTCAACACCACGGGCCTGGACGCACCTCTGCTCCTCGTCGTCACCGAGGGCGGCCTGACAGCGGTGTCCACCGATTGGGGTGTCGACGACGTCATTTTGGTGACCGCGGGCCCCGCCGAGGTCGACGCCCGCATCCGCCTGGCGATCGGCCGGGTCTCGAAGGAGCAGGTCTCCACCCGCATCCAGACCTCCGGCATCAGCATCGATGAGTCCTCGTACTCCGCCAAGGTGCACGGCAAACCCCTGGACCTCACATACAAGGAGTTCCAGCTCCTGCACTTCTTCGCCACGCACCCCTCGCGGGTGTTCACGCGCGAGCAGCTGCTGAGCGAGGTGTGGGGCTACGACTACTTCGGCGGCACCCGCACCGTCGACGTGCATGTCCGGCGGCTGCGCGCCAAGCTCGGCGATCTCGAGCAGCTGATCGGCACGGTGCGCAATGTCGGCTACCGGTTCAACGTCTACGAGGACGATCAGGTCCCCGCGCCCCGTGAGCGGACCACGAACCGGGAGCGCACGGACGCCTGA
- a CDS encoding class I SAM-dependent methyltransferase — MTGGRAPIGRVTRGTTGTNRLRRVDRWIARHPALRRSDDPLVVDLGYGARGWTTLELWSRISPVHPAAEVVGLEIDPARVDRAREELARVRAGETSFARDARVRFDRGGFEVVLPNGRRPAVIRAMNVLRQYDETEVVNAWERMTARLQPGGVLVEGTCDERGRIATWVAVDDTSRPRTLTISLRLADLERPGVVAERLPKALIHRNVPGERIHDVLRAADDEWERAAGLAPFGPVQRWEGALRGLQARGVEILDRRRWRLGEMTVPWETVAPR; from the coding sequence ATGACCGGCGGACGCGCTCCCATCGGTCGCGTCACGCGGGGGACGACCGGCACCAATCGCCTTCGCCGGGTGGACCGGTGGATCGCCAGGCACCCCGCCCTCCGACGCTCGGACGACCCCCTCGTCGTCGACCTCGGCTACGGAGCGCGGGGCTGGACGACGCTGGAGCTGTGGTCCCGCATCTCGCCGGTGCACCCGGCCGCGGAGGTCGTGGGCCTCGAGATAGATCCGGCGCGGGTGGACCGTGCCCGCGAGGAACTCGCACGGGTCCGCGCCGGGGAGACCTCTTTCGCTCGCGACGCCCGCGTGCGCTTCGACCGCGGCGGCTTCGAGGTTGTCCTTCCGAACGGACGCCGGCCCGCGGTCATCCGCGCCATGAACGTCCTCCGCCAGTACGACGAGACCGAGGTCGTCAACGCCTGGGAGCGAATGACCGCCCGCCTTCAGCCGGGCGGCGTGCTCGTCGAGGGCACGTGCGACGAGCGGGGCCGGATCGCCACCTGGGTCGCCGTCGACGACACCTCGCGCCCGCGCACCCTGACGATCTCCCTGCGCCTGGCCGATCTCGAGCGGCCGGGGGTCGTCGCCGAGCGACTCCCGAAGGCACTGATCCATCGGAACGTGCCCGGCGAGCGGATCCACGACGTGCTCCGGGCTGCGGACGACGAGTGGGAGCGCGCCGCCGGTCTCGCGCCGTTCGGCCCGGTCCAGCGGTGGGAAGGAGCCCTGCGGGGGCTGCAGGCGCGCGGGGTCGAGATCCTGGACCGTCGGCGCTGGCGCCTGGGCGAGATGACGGTCCCGTGGGAAACCGTCGCTCCCCGCTGA
- a CDS encoding RNA degradosome polyphosphate kinase, translating to MIEHDVLDAGLGDADDDDFDVPEAFDSELPDDRYLDRELSWLAFNQRVLELAEDPSLPVLERANFLAIFASNLDEFFMVRVAGLKRRILTGLAVPTNVGRAPQEVLADISSAAHALQLRHADAWTSLVRPELAEKGIEILSYDDLSTDERIALYDFFQAQVFPVLMPLAVDPAHPFPYISGLSLNLAIRIRNARTGRQEFARLKVPPMLPRFVEVARDGERVRYLPLEDLIAHNLDDLFPGMEILDHHAFRLTRNEDMTIEEDETENLIQALEAELLRRRFGPPIRLEVTEDMDDLTLDLLLSELDITAQEVYRLPGPLDLRGLFDLSRIDRPDLRYKPHLPTTAVAFQPGDNNERADIFAAIRKADVLVHHPYESFATSVQAFLEQAAKDPHVLAIKQTLYRTSGDSPIVQALIDAAEAGKQVLALVEVKARFDEAANIVWARKLEKAGVHVVYGLVGLKTHCKLAHVIREEDGVLRSYSHVGTGNYNPKTSRIYEDFGLFTANDQVGRDLTRLFNELSGYAIEKKFKRLLVAPLHLRKGLLRLIDRERRNALAGKRARIRIKVNSMVDEQIIDALYRASQAGVPVEIWVRGICSLKPGVAGMSENITVRSILGRYLEHSRIFAFEHDGDPQVFIGSADMMHRNLDRRVEALVRVTAEQHLKELSDLFDLAMNDATSSWWLGPEGEWTRHSRDEDGKALIDLQDRTMTNVQRRRRARAVR from the coding sequence ATGATCGAACACGACGTGCTCGACGCCGGCCTCGGCGATGCGGATGACGACGACTTCGACGTTCCCGAGGCGTTCGACTCCGAGCTCCCCGACGATCGCTACCTCGATCGCGAGCTGAGCTGGCTCGCTTTCAATCAGCGGGTCCTCGAGCTCGCCGAAGACCCCTCGCTCCCGGTGCTCGAACGGGCGAACTTCCTGGCCATCTTCGCCAGCAACCTCGACGAGTTCTTCATGGTGCGCGTGGCCGGGCTCAAGCGTCGCATCCTCACCGGCCTCGCCGTCCCCACCAACGTCGGCCGAGCCCCCCAGGAGGTGCTCGCCGACATCTCCTCCGCCGCGCACGCCCTCCAGCTGCGTCACGCCGACGCCTGGACGAGCCTGGTGAGACCGGAGCTGGCGGAGAAGGGGATCGAGATCCTCTCGTACGACGATCTCAGCACCGACGAGCGCATCGCCCTGTACGACTTCTTCCAGGCGCAGGTCTTCCCCGTCCTCATGCCTCTCGCGGTCGACCCGGCCCATCCCTTCCCCTACATCTCCGGCCTGTCGCTGAACCTCGCCATCCGCATCCGCAACGCCCGCACCGGCAGGCAGGAGTTCGCGCGATTGAAGGTGCCGCCGATGCTGCCCCGGTTCGTCGAGGTCGCCCGGGACGGCGAGCGCGTACGGTACCTTCCGCTGGAGGACCTGATCGCCCACAACCTCGACGACCTCTTCCCCGGCATGGAGATCCTCGACCATCACGCCTTCCGCCTCACCCGCAACGAGGACATGACGATCGAGGAGGATGAGACCGAGAACCTCATCCAGGCCCTCGAGGCCGAGCTCCTGCGCCGCAGGTTCGGACCGCCCATCCGCCTCGAGGTCACCGAGGACATGGACGACCTGACGCTGGACCTCCTTCTCAGCGAGCTCGACATCACCGCCCAGGAGGTCTACCGCCTTCCGGGGCCGCTGGACCTGCGAGGACTGTTCGACCTTTCCCGGATCGACCGTCCCGATCTGCGCTACAAGCCGCACCTGCCCACCACGGCGGTGGCCTTCCAGCCGGGCGACAACAACGAACGCGCCGACATCTTCGCCGCCATCCGCAAGGCCGACGTGCTTGTCCACCACCCGTACGAATCTTTCGCGACGAGCGTGCAGGCCTTCCTCGAGCAGGCCGCCAAAGACCCGCACGTGCTCGCCATCAAGCAGACGCTGTACCGCACTTCGGGAGACAGCCCGATCGTGCAGGCGCTCATCGACGCCGCCGAGGCCGGTAAGCAGGTACTCGCGCTGGTCGAGGTCAAGGCGCGGTTCGACGAGGCGGCCAACATCGTGTGGGCGCGCAAGCTCGAAAAGGCCGGCGTCCACGTCGTCTACGGCCTCGTGGGGCTGAAGACCCACTGCAAGCTCGCCCACGTCATCCGCGAGGAGGACGGGGTGCTGCGCTCCTACAGTCACGTCGGCACCGGGAACTACAACCCCAAGACCAGCCGCATCTACGAGGACTTCGGCCTGTTCACCGCCAACGATCAGGTCGGGCGGGACCTCACGCGCCTGTTCAACGAGCTGTCGGGCTACGCGATCGAGAAGAAGTTCAAGCGCCTCCTCGTCGCGCCCCTGCACCTGCGGAAGGGGCTTCTCCGACTGATCGACAGGGAGCGCCGGAACGCCTTGGCGGGCAAGCGCGCCCGCATCCGGATCAAGGTGAACTCCATGGTCGACGAGCAGATCATCGACGCCCTGTACCGGGCGAGCCAGGCGGGGGTGCCCGTGGAGATCTGGGTGCGGGGCATCTGCTCGCTCAAGCCCGGCGTCGCCGGCATGAGCGAGAACATCACCGTCCGCAGCATCCTGGGGCGCTACCTGGAGCACTCGCGGATCTTCGCCTTCGAGCACGACGGCGACCCGCAGGTCTTCATCGGCAGCGCCGACATGATGCACCGCAACCTCGACCGTCGCGTCGAGGCCCTCGTGCGCGTCACCGCCGAGCAGCATCTGAAGGAGCTCTCCGATCTGTTCGACCTCGCGATGAACGACGCGACGAGTTCCTGGTGGCTCGGCCCCGAGGGCGAGTGGACCCGTCA
- a CDS encoding FABP family protein has protein sequence MLELPTDLPADLAPLSWLLGVWEGTGVIDYDTPEHHYVGEFRHRVSFSHDGGDHLNYSARAWLLAPAPDPRPQELVSEMGFWRLSRAATAADAGPGLLPPIASAPARTVDDVEALRTPEGDFEVEAAIVHSDGVSELYLGRVRGPRIDLATDAVVRTAGAKPYTAATRMYGLVDGHLLWAWDIAAVGARLGAHASARLAKAD, from the coding sequence GTGCTCGAACTGCCGACCGACCTCCCCGCCGATCTCGCTCCTCTCTCGTGGCTACTGGGCGTGTGGGAGGGCACGGGCGTCATCGATTACGACACCCCTGAACACCACTACGTCGGAGAGTTCCGTCACCGGGTGAGCTTCAGTCACGACGGGGGAGACCACCTTAACTATTCGGCCCGGGCGTGGCTGCTCGCTCCTGCGCCCGACCCGCGGCCGCAGGAGCTGGTCTCCGAGATGGGATTCTGGCGCCTGTCGCGCGCGGCGACCGCTGCGGACGCGGGCCCCGGGCTCCTTCCCCCGATCGCGAGCGCCCCCGCGCGCACCGTCGACGACGTCGAGGCCCTGCGCACGCCCGAGGGCGACTTCGAGGTGGAAGCGGCGATCGTGCACTCCGACGGCGTCAGCGAGCTGTACCTCGGTCGCGTGCGTGGTCCGCGCATCGACCTCGCCACCGACGCCGTCGTCCGCACCGCGGGTGCCAAGCCCTACACCGCCGCCACACGGATGTACGGGCTCGTGGACGGCCACCTGCTGTGGGCCTGGGACATCGCCGCCGTCGGCGCCCGCCTGGGCGCGCACGCGTCGGCCCGACTGGCGAAGGCGGACTGA